The following proteins come from a genomic window of Rutidosis leptorrhynchoides isolate AG116_Rl617_1_P2 chromosome 10, CSIRO_AGI_Rlap_v1, whole genome shotgun sequence:
- the LOC139871400 gene encoding uncharacterized protein: MSLVTPQIRAIAEICYGDAICQEQIKLQLEKMGLPNGLLPVKDIEECGYVKDTGFVWIRQKKPSKNNNEKIGKISSYATEITGYMEKFKIKKLTGVKSKELLIWIQLTEASINDQSTDKITFWTSSGIHKSYPVSAFQVDDEKKNVESECVVKDAQVKEI; this comes from the coding sequence ATGTCTCTTGTGACACCACAAATTAGGGCAATTGCGGAAATTTGCTATGGGGATGCAATTTGTCAAGAACAAATAAAATTGCAGCTCGAAAAAATGGGACTACCAAACGGTCTCTTGCCTGTAAAAGACATTGAAGAATGTGGTTATGTGAAAGACACTGGTTTTGTTTGGATTAGACAAAAGAAACCGAGCAAAAACAATAATGAAAAAATCGGCAAGATTTCTTCTTATGCAACGGAAATAACGGGGTATATGGAGAAATTTAAGATCAAGAAATTAACGGGCGTTAAAAGTAAGGAGCTCTTAATATGGATACAGCTTACTGAGGCTAGTATTAATGATCAGTCAACTGATAAGATTACGTTTTGGACCTCGTCTGGCATTCACAAATCTTATCCGGTGTCGGCTTTTCAAGTTGATGATGAGAAGAAAAATGTTGAAAGTGAGTGTGTGGTTAAGGATGCACAAGTTAAGGAGATCTGA